The sequence CGGCATATTTAAGGAAGATTCATGCACTGTCAACCCAACTACAAACACGAAGTTTACATCTGGTTAAAAAGCAACCAGACCTGTTTAGTCTGCGATGAACACACAGAAACCGCCCATTCGATCTGTAACGCCTGCGAAACCGAACTGCCATGGCTGATGGATCACTGCAACGTGTGCGCCCTGCCCTTGCCCATGGAAGGCTTGATCTGCGGCCAATGCCAACGGCAGCCACCAGCGTTTAAACAAGTGATCGCGCCGTGGACCTACAGCTTCCCCATCGACAGCCTGATCAGCCGTTTCAAGCATCAGGCCAAATGGCCTTTGGGGCATTTGCTGGCGCACCTGCTGGGACAGTTCCTGCAAGACCGCTATGAAAACGCTGAACTGACACGCCCTGACTGCCTGCTGCCAGTGCCCATGGCCCGTAAACGCCTGCGGGAAAGAGGCTATAACCAAGCGTCGATGCTTGCGCGATGGCTGGGCAAAAACCTGGATATTCCGGTTGAGGAGCACCTGTTACTGCGCCCTCACGAAACCGTGGCACAGCAGGACCTGGACGCCAAGGCCCGCAAACGCAACCTGCTCCGGGCCTTTGCCTTGAACCACAGTGATCAGGTCAAGGGCCGCCACCTGGCCCTGGTGGACGATGTGCTGACCACCGGTGCCACCACCGACAGCCTGGCCCGCCTGCTGATGAAG is a genomic window of Pseudomonas sp. ADAK18 containing:
- a CDS encoding ComF family protein; amino-acid sequence: MHCQPNYKHEVYIWLKSNQTCLVCDEHTETAHSICNACETELPWLMDHCNVCALPLPMEGLICGQCQRQPPAFKQVIAPWTYSFPIDSLISRFKHQAKWPLGHLLAHLLGQFLQDRYENAELTRPDCLLPVPMARKRLRERGYNQASMLARWLGKNLDIPVEEHLLLRPHETVAQQDLDAKARKRNLLRAFALNHSDQVKGRHLALVDDVLTTGATTDSLARLLMKAGARQVDVYCLARTPKPGT